The Orcinus orca chromosome 16, mOrcOrc1.1, whole genome shotgun sequence genome includes a window with the following:
- the ADRA1D gene encoding alpha-1D adrenergic receptor isoform X2 translates to MTFRYLLNVSFEGPCSDSSAGSSSAGGGGGGAGGAAASEGRAVDGVRVTAGGSSGGGVVGAGNGEDNRSSAGEPGSTGAGGEVNGTAAVGGLVVSAQGVGVGVFLAAFILTAVAGNLMVILSVACNRHLQTVTNYFIVNLAVADLLLSTTVLPFSATMEVLGFWAFGRAFCDVWAAVDVLCCTASILSLCTISVDRYVGVRHSLKYPAIMTERKAAAILALLWAVALVVSVGPLLGWKEPVPPDERFCGITEEAGYAVFSSLCSFYLPMAVIVVMYCRVYVVARSTTRSLEAGVKRERGKASEVVLRIHCRGASTGSDGAHGGMRSAKGHTFRSSLSVRLLKFSREKKAAKTLAIVVGVFVLCWFPFFFVLPLGPTFIHGQQSLASLREHQQTPEATCFLCLEAGPPWEALPSWLSCSPGRWAAVLRTFLPCLEAPPGSLGARSAQGEERERHLWGCFCPESLHPQVQPASPSQDLPCTCNHPH, encoded by the exons ATGACTTTTCGCTATCTCCTGAACGTCAGTTTCGAGGGACCCTGCTCAGACAGCAGCGCCGGGAGCTCCAGCGCGGGCGGTGGCGGGGGTGGCGCGGGCGGCGCGGCCGCCTCCGAGGGCCGGGCGGTGGACGGCGTGCGGGTGACCGCAGGCGGTAGCAGCGGCGGCGGCGTGGTGGGCGCGGGCAACGGCGAGGACAACCGGAGCTCCGCTGGGGAGCCGGGGAGCACTGGCGCCGGCGGCGAGGTGAACGGCACGGCCGCCGTCGGGGGGCTGGTGGTGAGTGCGCAGGGCGTGGGCGTGGGCGTCTTCCTGGCTGCCTTCATCCTCACGGCCGTGGCGGGCAACCTGATGGTCATCCTCTCCGTGGCCTGCAACCGCCACCTGCAGACGGTCACAAACTATTTCATTGTGAACCTGGCCGTGGCCGACCTGCTGCTGAGCACCACAGTGCTCCCCTTCTCGGCCACCATGGAGGTTCTGGGCTTCTGGGCCTTCGGCCGGGCCTTCTGCGACGTGTGGGCCGCCGTGGATGTGCTGTGCTGCACGGCCTCCATCCTCAGCCTCTGCACAATCTCGGTGGACCGGTACGTGGGCGTGCGCCACTCGCTCAAGTACCCGGCAATCATGACCGAGCGCAAGGCGGCCGCCATCCTGGCGCTGCTCTGGGCCGTAGCCCTCGTGGTGTCTGTGGGGCCGCTGCTGGGCTGGAAGGAGCCGGTGCCCCCTGACGAGCGCTTCTGCGGCATCACGGAGGAGGCAGGATACGCTGTTTTCTCCTCCCTGTGCTCTTTCTACCTGCCTATGGCCGTCATTGTGGTCATGTACTGCCGCGTGTATGTGGTAGCGCGAAGCACCACGCGCAGCCTGGAGGCGGGAGTCAAGCGCGAGCGGGGCAAGGCCTCAGAGGTGGTGCTGCGCATCCACTGTCGCGGCGCAAGCACTGGCTCAGACGGAGCCCACGGTGGGATGCGCAGCGCCAAGGGCCACACCTTCCGCAGCTCACTGTCAGTGCGTCTGCTCAAGTTCTCCCGTGAGAAGAAGGCGGCCAAGACGCTGGCCATCGTCGTGGGCGTCTTCGTGCTCTGCTGGTTCCCCTTTTTCTTCGTTCTGCCACTGG GGCCTACATTCATTCATGGGCAGCAATCCCTGGCCAGTCTACGTGAACATCAGCAGACACCGGAAGCCACCTGCTTTCTCTGTTTGGAAGCTGGGCCCCCCTGGGAGGCCCTCCCCAGCTG GCTTTCCTGTAGTCCTGGGAGGTGGGCAGCTGTTCTCAGGACCTTCCTCCCATGCCTTGAGGCCCCTCCTGGAAGCCTTGGGGCTCGGTCAGCacagggagaagaaagggaaCGGCATCTATGGGGTTGCTTTTGCCCTGAGTCACTTCACCCACAGGTGCAACCAGCCAGCCCAAGCCAGGACCTCCCATGTACCTGTAATCACCCACATTGA